TACCATTTATTGTAACTAATCataagtaaaaataaattatttgatacgattaataaaataagtaaaacaaTCTCCATTGTTTATGGAATTTTTCTAGGTCATGACTTTGATATCACAATATCAGGCCTTCCGAAAATCAGGACCAATCCTGAAagatcaggacacctgacacccctgctgATATTTGACATGAGGAAATATTTCAAGCGGTTTGAAAAATGTCAACATGACAGTCGGCATTCGAGCAGTTTCACTCGACTACCATAATACGACATTTTGCTCGACTCGTCAGTGACTGGAGTCGTTTTATGTAATAGGCCCCTTAAGCACCGTAAAAAAAGCTCTTaggatcgttaaatcatcttgatctatagcGAGGAAAAATTACCTtcatgggttaaattcctataaaaaattaaaaaaaaccttgagtGTGTACGCACTActacatgatctacacattgctCCTCAAGTTTAaccatcattaattttttgagttttcactataattaattttaaaactcgaGTTttctttaacttgttgactcaAGGAGAATAGAGCACCATAAATCGAGATATGATGAGCATTTCCTGCCGTAaaatctagcagtgaattcagctcgatgaagtcaactttATTATAGAGCTTGTCTgatttcatctgacgattttgtCCAGCGGAAAAGGcttagaaaattttggaaaatatacTTCAGACCCAATGATATTCAAATCAATTATTCTCCTGTAAAAGAAATGCTACATCAATTTCCAATACATCGTGAGAAAGCTTCTTTTCTAAAGcttctttttgaaatatttttcaagtttacacggttaacaaaaaagtgttaaaaattagTAATTTTACGATTTACTCTAAGATTTTTGCATATACAAAATACCTTGAGTCAATTTGTTTTAATCtctcaaatgtttttttgaacacataactcaaaaatgtccacgtcatttatgggacaattttatttaagataGTATTGTTTCGAAACTACACTATGCGTTTTGATGAGTTAATGTTCCAATTTTATTGTCATTTCTGAGCACACATTCAAAACCAAAGctgaaaataatttatattgGTTGTTCAATGTATACGATTCATatcatcttcaaaaaagttcataaaaagcaaaaaatatattttttgtcgcCGAATTGTATGGAGCTGCCCCATAGTGCAGTGACCGGTTATCAGCTTTCGACGAAAAAtaaagcatttttaaacgtttttatctgctTTTTTAACTTTCAGCCAGGTAAGAAATAGACTCATTTAGTGTCTGCACACGAAACagcatattatagctgttttatagTAGTACCGAAATACCTTcctatgtcaaatttggttttatttgcatgATTAGTTATCGAATAATGCACTAAATTGTATGGGAGACCCTATGTATGTCTCCCCAATGGAAGCGGGatcttaaataatcatagaaacatttctcgtacccaaaatAACCACAcatgttaaattttgttccatttgcttgatttgttcttGGATTAAGCAAaatattgtatgggagcccccttccCCTCTGTCTATTTCCACTCTGGACGGAGGAAGGAGTCTCAAACCACCGTTAAAATATCCACCTACCCATATACACTCGcctgtcaaatttggttccgtttgcttgagaatttgccgagatactcaaGAAGCTTTTTTTGTTTGTGAGAATCCCTTCCTAAATCCTGATTAAGTGacgattttcaatcaaatcagcTCAAAGCTGTTCGAGTTGTTTCGTATTATGCGTtgaatttgtatgggagctcctTTTCACTAGAATTGGAGGATCtcaaaactattatacaaaccatcacTGGATCTAAAAACTATCGGATATCAAATATCATTTCATTCCGACCACCCGTCTACGATATAATTTGAATATACTTGTGAGACAAATTCTTATCACTTAACCATTAGGTTTTATAAAGGCTTTTAAAAGTAAAGCATTTGTGCATAATTTCAACTACAAGTatcctttttaatatttttatatttctcaattgatcatagttttaagaatttttgaaagtcCGTTTCCAGTCAGTTTGCTCTTTGATTCTCAGACAGTTTTCAATACATCATCGGTTCCGTAGTGGTTGTAATCTTCCGTTTCAACAGTTTCCTACCCGTTTTTGTCGTCGAAATCGGCATAGGGGTAGTCTTCTTGCGTTTGAGTAGCTTCCTCCGTGTGGTTGTCACTAGTTGACCATCATTCATTGGTTGCGATGACGACGAAGTTTCTGTGACAGCTTCCGTAAACGCCTCTTCGGTTTCTGCTGCTACAGACGATTCCTGAGTGCTCGCCATTGTCTGCTCCGTCGATTGTTCATCTTCCCTTGATTCCGCTTCCATCGAATCGGCCAGTGTTGTCTCCAAGGTTGGGGTTTCCGTCTCTGTCGTAGTTTCTGTTGTGATCACCGGTGACGTTTCGGCTGGGGCAACGGAAGACGTTGTTCTGTTTTCCGGCTCTTCGTTTGGAAGTATAAGGTGGAACTGCAATAATTTTAGCACACATTATTTGAAATGAGAAGGTACAAGTAATTAAACTAAGCGATGgagtatttttggatttttctccCCTAAATTCACCTGGTCAGAGAGTGTTACtgagtacaaaaaataaacgatacttttaaattgaaaaattaaacttacTGTTGGTTGTTTCAATGATCGCAACCAGGAACGctgtaaaagtaaaaaagttaaaaaaaaaagttttttttgtgaataattgGATGATTTTCAAACGATGAACCTCAAACTTCCAAAACGTTGGAAATTGTATACAAAGTTCAAAAAAGCACCATACAGGTTCAACTTACATCAAATTTAAACTCAGTTGTAGTGCTCAGTTTTCCTGTCTGTAATGAAggaaaataataagaaattGGTATATTGCATAAAATCAGTTGAGTGACAGTTCTACCTTTGGTGTTGTGACTTTTCTTGTGGTTGTTGTAGGagttttctgaaaatatttttcttattccaTAACTCAGATTCGTCATAAGATTGGACAAATGGTCGATTGTCAAAATAGTCTCCAAAGAATATTTTGATTATAGAAAATAGAATTTCTAGGTACGCTTTAAaagtttaagtaaaattttaaagaattttctttagagaatttttgacaaatccttgaaaaaaaaaacgattatttcTTGTACCAACCTTTGTTGTTGTGCTCTGTTTCATGGCTtgactctgaaaaaaaaactgtgttttagTTAATTGTaactacttttgaaaattttctttgtaatgaaatcaaatattatcatttatattataattatcatttttttttttcaacaaaacatgcTGAATATGAATTTTTACCGTATTTCTTACCTTTCGGGTTGTAACTCCTTTTTTCAAAGTGGTAACTGGTACCTGAAATAAGCGAAAATTGTATGAAtcagtttattttgaaattgtgaatattttataactttGAACCTTTTTCGTCGTAGACTGCTTCATGGCTTGACTCtgaaagaggaaaaaaaggtttttaggTTCATTTGATGAATTCCAAATGCATTTTAATTGTGTTGAAGGCTTCTATTTGATTATGCTATGATGTTTGTTGGTCTTTTTAAGAttgtattatttatattttcctaTTTTATTATTGATTGCAGTGAATTTTACTTGATATCacagatataactgatgtaatttatGTGGAACCAATTTTGTAGGTTTTCAAGTCGgttaatatttacaaattttcaaagaaaataccTTTGGGCAGCAAGCGATGCGTACATAAAAGTGATTCACATTTAAGGATCACATGTGTAGACATTTTATTGAAACAGAGTTACCAGGACAGCCTAGAGATTTGTTaaattcattttccaaattggTAAAACAATAAAGTATGGAAGAATACaacttgtgcaaatgcatgtttGGTAATATGCACTATTGGCATGAAGGCCgagagaaaataaataaaaaaaataaaaaaatacaagcgAGAATTCGAAACCGatatagattcaaaaaaattgcttccaatattttgaactgaaaacaaTTCTGAATTCTACATGCTAAATATAATTGATTTTGACCGATTTTCTCTCCCGCCCAGATGTATCTGTAAGTAGTGACTTCATTGATTCCAATAGACATAAATATGACATAAACGTATGATCTTTGATAAGTCGCCttgtacgacatggaccagtaacCCAGTGACAGCATTATTTGGGCCGCTGCCTCACAGCCATCcctttttcaacaaaacgtgCTGAATGTGAATTTTTACCACATTTCTTACCTTTCGGGTTGTAACACCTTTCCTCAAAGTGGTAACTGCTACCTAAAATAAgcgaaaattgtttgaatcaggcgttttaaatttgtgaaaattttacaactttgaacCTTTTTCGTCGTAGACTGCTTCATGGCTTGACTctaaaatagagaaaaaaaaaaggtttacaaCTATTTTACTTTGTACGAAAGCACAGGTGATTGCACGAAACTGGAGCAGTGGACTCCAGAACCAGATGGAAACGAATATccttatcattttccaaattggcataacaagaaaatttggaagaaTCCAACTTGTGCAAATGCGTGTATGGCAatatgcactattggcatatCCTCCCCgagagaaaataaatcaaaaagttaaaaaatacaaGCGAGAATTTGAAAcggattcagattcaaaacgtttgcttccaatattttgaactgaaaacaaTTCTGAATTCTACATACTAAAATTGACCTGGACCTATTTtctatcccccccccccctgataCAACCTCATTAATTTCCATTAGACATAAATATGACATAAACGTATCTAGGAAGTACTAGATAAGTCGCCTTGTCCGACATGGTCTAGTATCctagtggcagtattctttaggccgctgccacacagtcatttcttttccaataaaacatactgaatatgaatttttatcGTATTGCTTACCTTTCGGGTTGTAACACCTTTTTTCAAAGTGGTAACTGATACCTGAATAAAACGAAATTGTATAAATCAGtgcttaaaaaattgtaaatatttttttttcaacctttttcgTCGTAGACTGCTTCATGGCTTGActctaaattagaaaaaaaagggttttaaaatattttacttaATTGATTCAAGATTGTTTCTTACTTTTTGGGTGGTGATACTCTTTTTTGCCGAGGAGACTGTTGCCTAAAATTGACGGAATAAGTTCGAATTAAATTCATGACACCAGGGGGAAAAGGCAAAAGTTGATCTCTGTTCTATGTCCTGactcttaaaaaatattttcatttttggctTTACAAGTTCTATTTTGACACCCGATTTGCTGCATTTTTATTggtgtttaaaatataaaagttaatacattttttcttcCCTTTTTGGTTGTGACAGCCTTTTTTGCAGAGGAAGTTGTTACCTAAAAGTTATGGAATCAACAAGTAATCAGTGTTCTAtaatttagaacaaaatttgtttaaaaatttaaacatttttcgtcGTGGGCTGTTTCattaaactgagtcgatttggggtcatttttgaatttctcatacgctgggatcttaaaagcttcgttttagttcaaaactcatccatgattttttgcagaatttttaagtaacttttacatgagaaaatttgacCTTTTTGATTTGtacgggaaaattgaatattttgtactgaaaaatcaaaatcatttttgtttcttctgtggagccgagcctgcctatagtttttgtgccaatttataaattctccaaagcaaatttttcgctgaacaactttttcgaagacctTAATTCTGTATCATATTAGGCAAATAAGTTATTAGCTTTTTAaaaaggtatgtcttttggaattgatatacaataaattcatttgacatcactgctgggtgtctagcgaggtattgcatgactacacgcaaaataatctgcacgtagcgtctacgtgaaaaactacataattttatCCACTTcattttcacgtagatgctacgGAATAAATATGTAAACTCGCCCCTATAAGAATCTATGCATAATGAACATCAACTAAAATTTACGTGATTTTTAGTGAGTATGACTTGATGTCATAACGAAAGATTCGTGAAATAAGTTTAGTATTGAAATGTAATTTAAGTTGATTTGCTCGTTTCTTCggttttcctttttattttgatttgaaaaaaaaaaacaagaaatttcttagcttagcttagcttagcttagcttcattgactactcatatccaccttaaatcattgaactggaaatgcttcatttacaggttttttttattaaaatagatTCTAGAAGAACttcgtattttttcatttggtttCAAACTATACAATTCGAATTCCATGAtagctggcgtggctaagcagaacaagttcgacgtcgccaatggttgctactccgtgattaatcgaggtcataaattttgcacaaagtccaaaagaaacgtgcttgggattagcaggcatcctcattgtacaaaactgatgctctcccttttttatatgattaataacggcgccagccacgtcctagtagtctatggggaaaagggaaggattgttagtaagatactctttAAGTTCTACTAGCAATCTCTCGCTCTTGCACActccaaaaa
The genomic region above belongs to Uranotaenia lowii strain MFRU-FL unplaced genomic scaffold, ASM2978415v1 HiC_scaffold_773, whole genome shotgun sequence and contains:
- the LOC129760802 gene encoding uncharacterized protein LOC129760802, encoding MKVAVLILLFAIVCVQNGTFGQQKSTTKPTTKIRTSSNKGAVSGKLSQTTKSSQAMKQSTTKKVSVTTLKKGVTTRKSQAMKQSTTKKVPVTTLKKGVTTRKSQAMKQSTTTKKTPTTTTRKVTTPKTGKLSTTTEFKFDRSWLRSLKQPTFHLILPNEEPENRTTSSVAPAETSPVITTETTTETETPTLETTLADSMEAESREDEQSTEQTMASTQESSVAAETEEAFTEAVTETSSSSQPMNDGQLVTTTRRKLLKRKKTTPMPISTTKTGRKLLKRKITTTTEPMMY